In Sedimentibacter sp. MB31-C6, one genomic interval encodes:
- a CDS encoding VirB4-like conjugal transfer ATPase, CD1110 family, with product MLFKKNRNGNSELSTEANKISKNKKCKRIRRSNSAQGTIPITNIYEDGIIETKKGEYSKTLQFIDINYHIAREDDQIDIFAKYCEFLNFFNSSVKLQITINNKPINKEEFEGKIVLKQKNDHLDIYRKEYNEMLKKQVTKGRNDIEKEKYITISIKANDVIEARNNFIRIENEILGLLRRMGSYGKVLPISKRLEILHDVYRKDNIGNFEYNPKVLKQRFSNVKDVIAPDSFEFKRDNISIGDSHARVLFIRSLPSFLSDSFLTELTDFGFNMMFSMNINPVEPEFALKLIQKQITGMESNKIEYQRKSVKNGYLDAFIPYELKNNLQEAEELLEDVMNKNQRLFLVNFIILLTEDDKDALDEHTEIIKSAARKYLCQIGSLNYQQEEGLNSVLPLGINDIQVDRCLTTEATAVFIPFTSQELLHPHGMYYGLNAISKSLIMFDRKTLKNQNGFILGTPGSGKSFSAKREMINVLLNTDDDVLIIDPEREYSNLVKNFGGEIINISSNSRRYINPMDMSTNYDEEPLSFKSDFIISLCEVILGGKNGLSAKEKSIIDRCVRLTYQDYIQNFKEEDIPTLIDFYKTVKQQKEPEAEGLSIALELYATGNLSVFSHKTNININNRLVCFDIKDLGKQLKTMGMLIILDQVWNRITENRKKGKHTWIYLDEIYLLFANEYSANFLFELYKRSRKWGGVVTGITQNVEDLLQSELARRMLSNSDFILMLNQAPMDRVELEKMLNISAAQLTYITNTDSGRGLLFSGNSIIPFIDEFPKDTELYRMMTTKVGEVVDV from the coding sequence TATCTAAAAATAAAAAATGCAAAAGAATAAGAAGGTCTAATTCAGCCCAAGGAACTATTCCAATTACTAACATATATGAAGATGGAATTATAGAGACAAAGAAAGGCGAATATTCTAAGACACTACAGTTTATAGATATAAATTACCATATAGCGAGAGAAGACGATCAAATAGATATATTTGCTAAATACTGTGAGTTTTTAAATTTTTTCAACTCTTCTGTTAAATTACAGATTACTATAAATAATAAGCCTATAAATAAAGAAGAGTTTGAAGGTAAAATAGTCCTAAAACAGAAAAATGATCATTTAGATATTTATAGAAAAGAATATAATGAAATGCTTAAGAAACAAGTTACAAAGGGTCGTAATGATATTGAAAAAGAAAAGTATATTACTATAAGTATAAAGGCAAATGATGTAATTGAAGCTAGAAATAATTTCATTAGAATTGAAAATGAAATTTTGGGTTTATTGAGACGTATGGGGAGTTATGGCAAAGTATTACCAATCAGTAAAAGGCTAGAAATATTACATGATGTATATAGAAAAGACAATATAGGTAATTTTGAATATAATCCTAAAGTATTAAAACAAAGATTTTCTAATGTTAAAGATGTTATAGCACCTGATAGCTTTGAATTTAAAAGAGATAATATATCTATAGGTGATTCTCATGCAAGAGTATTATTTATACGAAGTTTACCATCTTTTTTAAGTGATAGTTTTCTTACTGAACTGACAGACTTTGGATTTAATATGATGTTTAGTATGAATATAAATCCTGTTGAACCTGAATTTGCACTTAAACTCATACAAAAACAAATAACTGGAATGGAATCCAACAAGATTGAATATCAGCGTAAAAGTGTAAAAAATGGATACTTGGATGCATTTATTCCATATGAATTAAAAAACAATTTACAAGAAGCAGAAGAGTTGCTCGAAGATGTAATGAATAAGAATCAAAGGTTGTTTTTAGTCAATTTCATTATTTTGTTAACAGAGGATGATAAAGATGCTTTAGATGAACATACAGAAATAATAAAATCTGCTGCAAGAAAGTATTTATGTCAAATAGGATCTTTAAATTATCAGCAAGAAGAAGGGTTGAATTCAGTATTGCCGTTAGGTATAAATGATATACAAGTCGATAGATGTTTAACTACTGAGGCAACAGCAGTATTTATTCCTTTTACTTCACAAGAGTTATTACATCCTCATGGTATGTATTATGGGTTAAATGCTATTTCAAAATCATTAATAATGTTTGATAGAAAGACTCTAAAAAATCAAAACGGATTTATTTTAGGTACACCAGGAAGTGGTAAATCCTTTAGTGCAAAACGGGAAATGATTAATGTATTGTTAAACACAGATGATGATGTTTTAATTATAGATCCTGAAAGAGAGTATTCAAATTTAGTTAAAAACTTTGGTGGTGAAATAATTAATATTTCTTCAAATAGTAGAAGATATATTAATCCTATGGATATGAGTACAAACTATGATGAAGAACCTCTTTCTTTTAAGTCTGACTTTATAATTTCACTTTGTGAGGTTATTTTAGGTGGTAAAAACGGACTGTCGGCAAAAGAAAAATCAATAATTGATAGGTGCGTTAGACTTACATATCAAGATTATATACAAAACTTTAAAGAAGAAGATATACCTACATTAATTGATTTTTATAAGACAGTAAAACAACAAAAAGAACCAGAAGCAGAAGGGTTATCAATAGCATTAGAATTATATGCTACAGGTAACCTTTCTGTTTTTTCTCATAAAACAAATATTAATATTAATAATAGACTTGTTTGCTTTGATATAAAAGACTTAGGAAAACAATTAAAAACAATGGGTATGTTAATAATTTTGGATCAAGTATGGAATAGAATAACAGAAAATAGGAAAAAGGGAAAACATACATGGATCTATCTTGATGAAATTTATTTATTGTTTGCAAATGAGTATTCTGCTAATTTTTTATTTGAATTATATAAAAGGTCCAGAAAATGGGGTGGTGTTGTAACGGGTATAACACAAAATGTAGAAGATTTATTACAATCTGAATTAGCAAGAAGAATGCTATCAAATTCAGATTTTATATTAATGCTTAACCAGGCTCCAATGGATAGAGTTGAATTAGAAAAAATGTTAAATATTTCAGCTGCTCAACTAACATATATAACTAATACTGATTCAGGTAGAGGATTATTATTTTCAGGTAATAGTATTATTCCTTTTATAGATGAGTTTCCAAAGGATACAGAGTTATACAGAATGATGACAACTAAGGTTGGAGAGGTTGTAGATGTATGA